A genomic stretch from Triplophysa dalaica isolate WHDGS20190420 chromosome 4, ASM1584641v1, whole genome shotgun sequence includes:
- the ciz1a gene encoding cdkn1a interacting zinc finger protein 1a isoform X6 yields the protein MFNPHQQQQQFHQHLRQLQQLFQQQTAPPPPPPPPPPQPPPGHHMSHHHQTARPMGVPTGAPPSAHMVNLCSATQNIMGHNPMLQGALLMQQIQASGMRGFAMGGQQFPQFFAPGSRASLLGPVPMGVAIKTPHMGYPRHFSPHARYFNNDFQSRQPDRKREIEQKPMGSSDSQSEASGSRVDDAAGVADPGCPSTSDQPEEPEAKKQRTEGSEEPVAREESVKSAEYKSPDPEECTLQEGGSVEEPVAAEAHEQSQVATQMECTKPSNHDGEKQNRDVEDDATGLSTASDVPTVSARGPEEIRDATQETSNKFFCYICNITCHNQQNFQGHMNGLSHQQKMMEIQHMSNACLVTLLPRVQESLQGTRKDGEKRPGLQRWCSTCQTHFTSNVMEHRKTREHKQCSRSSTSSCTVCKQDFTTAREFVKHMKTKEHKQRVEQLWRDSGKDGVEELNAEIVLGEEDDDISDNEREEDDDGKEGLSAQMEVTLEDLTENEEFDADIVYGSSFVVPVAGFLCRLCNHFYHFESSARHAHCKTPKHFHNLKKYKASKKHEESASTSEPPADLIGPDKTIEPLFTSPQSLIPMSPLQTIHPLIGINRLSTSSLSEHQDHPPSSPNQQQEPEEVLSQTLSAPPGQSEAIAGEEPGTGEQEEEKEDERLPEEKAGRGRGRGAGKRRGRGGKRR from the exons ATGTTTAACCCTCATCAGCAACAGCAGCAGTTTCATCAGCATCTGCGTCAGCTGCAACAGCTGTTTCAGCAGCAGACGGCCCCTCCGCCGCCACCACCCCCTCCACCACCTCAGCCTCCACCTGGCCATCACATGAGCCATCACCATCAGACCGCACG GCCTATGGGTGTGCCCACCGGAGCACCACCTTCTGCCCATATGGTAAACCTCTGTTCGGCGACTCAAAACATCATGGGACACAATCCCATGCTACAAGGGGCTCTGCTGATGCAACAGATACAGG CCAGTGGCATGCGTGGATTTGCCATGGGTGGACAGCAGTTCCCACAGTTCTTTGCTCCTGGATCCAGAGCGTCTCTCCTCGGGCCTGTTCCAATGGGAGTGGCCATCAAAACTCCACATATGGGATACCCGCGACATTTCAGCCCACACGCACGTTACTTCAACAAT GATTTTCAGTCACGTCAaccagacagaaagagagagatcgAGCAGAAACCTATGGGGAGCAgcgacagccaatcagaagccaGCGGCAGCAGAG TGGATGATGCAGCAGGTGTAGCCGATCCGGGATGTCCATCCACTTCAGATCAGCCTGAAGAGCCAGAGGCCAAAAAACAGAGAACAGAAGG GTCTGAGGAGCCCGTGGCCAGGGAAGAATCAGTAAAGAGCGCTGAATATAAGAGTCCAGATCCTGAAG AGTGCACGCTGCAGGAGGGAGGGAGCGTGGAGGAGCCGGTGGCCGCTGAAGCACATGAACAGAGTCAAGTGGCCACG CAGATGGAATGCACCAAACCGTCAAATCATGATGGAGAGAAGCAGAACAGAGATGTTGAAGATGACGCCACGGGCTTAAGTACCGCCAGTGATGTACCCACAGTCTCAGCCAGAGGTCCAGAGGAGATCAGAGACGCAACGCAAGAGACCTCCAACAAGTTCTTCTGCTATATTTGCAACATCACTTGTCATAACCAGCAG AATTTCCAGGGCCATATGAACGGACTGAGTCACCAGCAGAAGATGATGGAGATCCAGCACATGAGTAACGCGTGTCTCGTGACGCTGCTACCACGAGTCCAGGAGTCCTTACAGGGGACTCGTAAAGACGG AGAGAAGAGACCAGGCCTGCAGAGATGGTGTTCCACCTGCCAGACTCACTTCACCTCCAATGTGATGGAGCACCGCAAAACCAGAGAGCACAAG CAGTGTAGTCGCTCGTCTACCTCCAGCTGCACCGTCTGTAAACAGGACTTCACCACAGCAAGAGAGTTTGTGAAACACATGAAGACTAAAGAACACAAGCAACGAGTCGAACAG TTGTGGAGGGATTCTGGTAAGGACGGTGTGGAGGAGCTGAACGCTGAGATAGTATTGGGCGAGGAGGATGATGACATCAGCGACAACGAGAGGGAGGAGGATGACGACGGGAAG GAGGGTCTGTCTGCGCAGATGGAGGTCACGCTGGAAGATCTGACAGAGAACGAGGAGTTTGACGCTGATATTGTGTATG GGTCTAGTTTCGTGGTACCCGTGGCCGGTTTCCTCTGTCGTCTCTGTAATCATTTCTATCACTTTGAATCTTCTGCTCGACACGCGCACTGCAAGACCCCCAAACACTTTCACAACCTCAAG AAATATAAAGCCTCGAAGAAACACGAAGAATCGGCTTCGACCTCAGAACCACCAGCAGACCTCATTGGTCCAGATAAAACCATTGAACCTCTGTTTACCTCACCCCAGTCCCTCATCCCGATGTCACCCCTCCAAACAATTCATCCCCTCATCGGCATTAACAGACTGAGCACCAGCAGCCTGAGCGAACATCAGGACCATCCGCCGTCATCCCCAAACCAGCAGCAGGAGCCGGAGGAAGTCCTCTCACAAACACTCTCCGCTCCTCCCGGCCAATCAGAAGCCATCGCAGGGGAAGAGCCCggcacaggagagcaggaggaagagaaggaggACGAGAGGCTCCCGGAGGAGAAGGCCGGCAGGGGCAGAGGTCGTGGTGCGGGGAAGAGGCGAGGACGAGGAGGAAAGCGGCGTTGA